One genomic window of Magnolia sinica isolate HGM2019 chromosome 3, MsV1, whole genome shotgun sequence includes the following:
- the LOC131238896 gene encoding uncharacterized protein LOC131238896 produces the protein MSVRFMEMSYICPLKISIKQLLLGLSPLGDVIGPINPPSSKEKQYILAVTDYFSKWSEAIALHNVKEKDMVNFIQHAIIYRHNIPKKIVTDNGTPFKNRGMEKLCQKFSIHHSFSTPYYPPANGLAEVFNKTIVKILKKTVTGTSVIGMNSCKKHCEHIGLPTGQQQDHPI, from the coding sequence ATGAGTGTCAGATTCATGGAAATGTCATACATATGCCCCCTGAAGATCTCCATCAAACAATTACTTCTTGGCCTTTCTCCACTTGGGGATGTTATTGGTCCCATAAATCCGCCTTCATCTAAAGAAAAACAATATATTCTAGCAGTAACAGACTATTTCTCTAAGTGGAGTGAAGCAATCGCATTGCATAATGTCAAAGAAAAAGACATGGTTAATTTCATCCAACACGCGATAATATATCGCCACAACATCCCAAAGAAAATCGTAACTGATAATGGTACCCCTTTCAAgaatagaggcatggaaaagctgtgTCAAAAATTCAGTATTCACCACTCGttctcaacaccttactatccaccagccaatggattagcagaggtaTTCAATAAGACGATAGTGAAGATACTGAAGAAGACAGTGACAGGAACAAGTGTGATTGGGATGAACAGTTGCAAGAAGCATTGTGAGCATATAGGACTACCCACCGGACAACAACAAGATCATCCCATTTGA